From the genome of Prunus persica cultivar Lovell chromosome G8, Prunus_persica_NCBIv2, whole genome shotgun sequence:
TTCAATACTCAATCCGAAAAAGaactaaatttaaaagaaacaaattgcaCTAACAAGTTGCATAGATcaccaaatttgtaacaagATAGCAACCTTGACCAAGAtttaaaaccaaagaaaacaagCACTCGGAACTACTATTGAAACAAGATTTCGACTCTCACCTTTTCGAATTTGATCGGTAGAAAGGTCCATTGGGATCGAGTTGTTTACACAGCTCAAGATAGGTGAGGAAAAGAACTCGATCCTTGGCGCCGGTTCGGTGATTTTTGGTGTGCTTACAGAAATACTTCAACTGCTCAAGCGTGCAGCAACCAAGCATCTGCCCTAGCAGCAAAAACAGCCAGTTGAtggccttctttttctccGCTATGATCGGTTTCCCGCTGCTCTCTTCTTGACAATGCCTGCACCTAGGAAGAACCGGCGTCGTCCATGAACGCGGTGCCCTATCACGCAGCGTGTTCTTATTCTCAGCAACAAAACTCCCAACATCAGTAAACTTCTCCTCCAGATCGTACTCCACCACGAATGACTTTTCACATCGCTTGCACTGCACGTCACCAGTGATAGTACGGATACCCCTTGACAACAAGTACTCAAGAGTGTGCACCGTGGCCCGCCTGGTGGTGGCCCACGGAAAAGGGGCCGGGACAGTCTTACTCTTTCCCTCCCGAGGAACCTGAGTAGGGTTTCGTCGGGTACGAATTGGGCGAGATGTAGAAGGCCCCCGGCCCGGCTCTTGGGAATAAACCAAGGGCATGGAGGAGGGGATGAGGGAAGGTGGTTGTTGTGTAGTCATGTAAAGAGGGTGTGAGGGTGAGAGTTGTAGAGGTTGGGGTGGAGGGTTTTGGGCCGTGAGGGTTTGCATGAACAATGACGGCATCAGCGAAGGCGGTGGTGGGGGTGGATCTACCGGGTCCGGACTTCGTCGAGGCCTTGATGGACGGTAAggactgagagagagagcgagcaTGTCGTCTTCGTCTTCTTCGGAGAGCATTGGTTGGTTAAGATCTTGGTTgttgttctttctcttgttGTTGATTCCTTGGTCGTTGTTATTCATCTGAATTAGGTTTGATggggaagagaaaaagagtaGTTGAAAGCAAGAAGGTAAAGTAAAAACAACTAAAACTGTGAAATGGGGGTTTGAACGAAGACAGGCTGAAATTTAGAGTTTTGGAGATAAGACGAAACAGATTCTTATATATAGGAGGAAGGAATTGGGATTGGGTTAGAAgtctaatttaaattttgaaagaaaaagactaTTCAAATTCTTATTAGTATTTTGTTTGGCTTAGAAACgatattttactttaatctaatctaaactatCGGTATTCGAACTTAAATCTACTTTAACCAACTTGGGTTATCTCATGTCtgctttaaatttaaatagtattttgGACTAAGTGTGTGTCCTTGGAAGAGTTATTTTAGACGAAAATCACTTGGTTTTGTTCACTGAACTTATCTCTTATCTCTAACATATTCCATAATAGCCTTCATTTATTAGGCAATCCTCTATAAAACATCAGATGTCGTGGAGTTCCAAAAATAATAGCTTTTATTTTGATGACCTAAGATGTGGTGGAGTTCCAAAGTTTGTCTAAAATAAGGTAGTGGCATTTGTATGTAGACAAGCTTGATCTTAGTGACGACCCAAAATTAAGTCCTAATTCTTTTTCAAATCCTGTGAATCGTGGACCTAATTGGTCATGAGCATTAAGTTTGactaatttttcttcaattttctcgTGAGATATGATGTTAGCCAAAATGTTCCCACCACAAATTGAACGTCAGCCAATATGACATATAAGGAGAcaatttattaagaaaaaataatatggtaCTTGACACATTGTAAAAGTATCTTGTATATTCTGGCCACAAAAAAATATCTTATACATAGCGGCGGAGCTAGTAGTTTGTCTTTCGGGGCCAATAGCCTTATATTTCAACTGATATTGCAGCAGGTGTTTAAGAGTTATTGACTTTTTCAAAGAGTTTGGGGGGCCACAACCACTGCAGACTTGTATGTGGCTCCGCCCTGCTTATACATATCTTAtcattcattaaaaaaaatattttttcacataTTTTAACTTATCTTCGAATAccctatatttttctttgaatacTCCTTAATCGGGATAGTCTTCTCAAAACAACCATCATCCCAAAACTGCAAGAAACTGTCAAAATCACcccaaataaatttttaaaaaactaattaaaattgttaagagttttcaattttaacaaagTATGCAACAAAACATTTTGGCTGTAAAATCATTACATGCCCCGAATGTTGTGTTACAATAATGTTATATACTCAAACAACAAAATCTGGCTACGTATGAACACATAAAAATACCACATTTATTAGACATTTGACCCTTGAAGTGGTacattctcttcttctttttttcccgcGTTGCTCAATATAACACTAGAACAGTGAGAATTTGATGCCTCGTGGAACCCTTTCTTAGGGCACACATATGTATGCATGTAACCTAATTCATCAGTTTAAGACATACGTACGTGTTAAAATTTCATCAAGGCCAATTAGGACATTCGGGTGCTGCATTATACCATGagtctctttctttgttggtaTATCTAACAAAGCCCTAGAGATTATCCCGccatcattctttttttttttgcccaaGTTACTGTCCTTGGAAGAGTTATTTGAGGAGGAAATCACTTAATTTTGTTGGTTAAACTTATCTCTTATctctaatatattatataatagcCTTCATTTATTGGAAGAGGTCAAAATTTTATGGCAAAATTAGGCAATTTTCTAAAGAGCATTTGCAATGATTGTTCAACAgttcatttcatttcaattcaatAGTTAAATTTAATGAACTTTTTTGGCAACTATTGAACTAAATTGCTGTTTGACTTGCAGTGGTACAATTCAATAgattacaaatttaaaattatattttttaaatatcttgTTAAATGAttgagtaaaataaaataaataaagttaatTACAATAAGACTTATACAATTAAAATGGTTTCAAATAGATCTTCAAAAAGAGgccaattttgaaaatatataattaattaatataaaaaaaactttctttAGTTTGTGACAATATTatattaacattttttttttctgaagaaTTGAAAGTTGAGATTAAATGAAAACACATCAAAGCACCTCTTTTTTGAGTTATTGTACAAAGTAATATTGTCCATGTATCAATAAGAGAGAGGTTGTATAGTTATTATGGTGGGCCAGCTTCTTAAAATGAACTATTGATCCCTGAAATGAAATATTGATCTCTGAACTTTATCactgtaaataaaaaattcaattgaaaaatGCTAGGCTTGCCGCATTTTTCATATCACATTGtgtaccacctctctaatagaggtggcctcatttgtattggtgggctccacctctattagagaggtggtacaCAATGCAGTATATAAATGTGGTAATCTAACATTACCCCATTCAGtttattgaaataaaattgaattaaCCCTCATCATTGTAGATACTCTAATAAAACATcagaaattaatcaaatcaggAAGCGGAGTTCCTAAAATAATAGCATTTATTTTGATGACCTAAAGATGTGGTGGAGTTCCAAAGTTTGTCTAAAATAAGGCAGTGGCATTTGTATGTAGACAAGCTTGGTCCTAGTGACGGCCCAAATTTTAGTCCTAATTCTTTTCCAAATCCTATTAATCGTGGACCTAATTGGTCATCATCATTAATGACACAGTGTTCGAAAGATGCATCCTGGTTTTCAATCTTGCTTAGACTTGTATTATGTGTATTTTGAACATGAAAACGTATTGATTAAGTTTGactaatttttcttcaattttctcgTGAAATATGATGTTAAGACTAATAAACCATGCATAAAAAGTTCCCACGACAAGTTGAACGTCAGCCAATATGGCATTTTGACGAAATAATCTGGTATGTTGATACGTTGTAAAAGTATATTGTAAATATCTTATcgtttattaaaacaaaacgaaaCTTCCGTTGTAAAAGTATATTGTAAATATCTTATCatctattaaaacaaaacaaaacaaaacaaaattaagctACAATAAGAAGATCGAGATGGATGCATTAATTTAACCTTTCAAATCTCATTCCTCCAAActcagaaaaagaagaaccaTTCATGGAAAAGTAATACAAAAAATCCATCTTCGGTTTATAACAATTGTTTCCGTAAAATATCAATTATGGGTCTTGGTCTCATAAACCAACTTACTTTTCTTTAATGTAAAATAACCAAAGTACACTACTTAACATAAGATGGTTGAGATAGTTTTGGTTGGAACTTGTCATTTTGCTCATGCGAAAATAGATTTGGTTGGAACGAATATTCTAGATAGTTTGGTTTTTGTATCACATATGATTTAGACCATCTTTATTGCATTTCAACCCTCGTAGAAGGTCAGTTTGGATTCATATATAGGCATCAGATCTCCCCGAAGCTGTGAAGCCTTCGATGGTGTTGATGGGGCTGTGAAGCTgttcgaagagagagagagaggggattGAGGGATCagacacaaaaaagaaacaatttttcag
Proteins encoded in this window:
- the LOC18767017 gene encoding pistil-specific extensin-like protein, whose product is MNNNDQGINNKRKNNNQDLNQPMLSEEDEDDMLALSLSPYRPSRPRRSPDPVDPPPPPPSLMPSLFMQTLTAQNPPPQPLQLSPSHPLYMTTQQPPSLIPSSMPLVYSQEPGRGPSTSRPIRTRRNPTQVPREGKSKTVPAPFPWATTRRATVHTLEYLLSRGIRTITGDVQCKRCEKSFVVEYDLEEKFTDVGSFVAENKNTLRDRAPRSWTTPVLPRCRHCQEESSGKPIIAEKKKAINWLFLLLGQMLGCCTLEQLKYFCKHTKNHRTGAKDRVLFLTYLELCKQLDPNGPFYRSNSKR